From the Glandiceps talaboti chromosome 12, keGlaTala1.1, whole genome shotgun sequence genome, one window contains:
- the LOC144443271 gene encoding uncharacterized protein LOC144443271 isoform X2, translating into MMEDPAFTARQQDDEAGPQLMSLGQRCKVTEQIITTTTSTPIHSYYMGAMKELSGPDVSEISAASESDRISSCMSGVEELAARVVQPSIASSSVQLEKDSADLSSKSSRHSRRSKGLTESFVSPEDLRLHIEIFETDDEYLDGEFSDDDAEYEPSFNITLIGDELQIHPTLDDGDDSDNDNSDNDNSDNDDESEECPEMDDPEECQVPGFQRIRSEEDQEHLLNDTACLVYLQQLLVLANCKISTICTSKECNGKLSVSSQFVGSALYLKWTCPAGHLEYKWCSQPVLNSRLHSGDLMTAAAILLSGNNYAKIDRFAKVLSLKLLCQTTFNRIQRTCLVPCIDKFWKEHQLQLCASFEGERLVLLGDGRMDSPGYCAQYCTYTFMENVTKKILSILTKDKRATDRKSTVLEKACFQESIDQLEEKRVDMKEVVTDAHIQIASVMKNDYPDVKHSHDIWHAAKNMTKKIVKAGQKKNCKVLLKWANSIVNHFWYCCQKATTYDEFLDMWCGVLHHVVDEHSWIVPYASNGMAQCDHGPLPEREDDREYLTKDSAAHIALRHIVFDKSFLKRVPYFLNNRSTADLESFHQLILMYASKRFAYSPPVYRVRNILAALDHNVHRARDAQQRQDGRIGYHRGYNKKSSTWSTKTVKEQKTYPHYTALKKSILQTRLEEKRGMQHKRELEPTDPRRISTHLAPVTPPPTSLLVEQHVSRYH; encoded by the exons ATGATGGAAGACCCAGCATTTACCGCAAGGCAACAAGATGATGAAGCGGGTCCACAgctgat GTCTCTTGGACAGCGGTGTAAAGTTACTGAACAAATAATTACCACCACCACTTCAACCCCAATTCACAGCTATTACATGGGTGCAATGAAGGAATTAAGTGGTCCTGACGTTTCTGAAATTTCTGCAGCAAGTGAATCAGATCG AATTTCTAGTTGTATGTCTGGTGTGGAAGAGTTAGCTGCACGAGTTGTTCAACCATCCATAGCATCTTCATCTGTGCAGCTAGAAAAAGATTCAGCAGATTTATCTAGTAAAAG CAGTCGTCATTCAAGAAGGTCAAAGGGTTTGACAGAATCATTTGTTAGTCCTGAAGACTTACG ACTGCACATTGAGATATTTGAGACTGATGATGAATATTTAGATGGAGAATTCAGTGATGATGATGCAGAGTATGAGCCCAGTTTTAATATAACTCTTAT CGGTGATGAACTACAGATCCACCCCACTCTTGATGATGGGGATGATAGTGACAATGATAATAGTGACAATGATAATAgtgacaatgatgatgaaaGTGAAGAGTGCCCTGAAATGGATGACCCAGAAGAGTGCCAAGTGCCCGGTTTTCAGAGAATACGTAGCGAAGAAGATCAAGAACATCTCCTTAATGACACAGCCTGTCTTGTGTATCTGCAACAACTACTTGTTTTGGCCAATTGTAAAATAAGTACTATTTGTACTTCCAAGGAATGCAATGGGAAGCTTTCAGTTTCATCTCAATTTGTTGGTTCAGCCTTGTACCTTAAATGG ACATGTCCAGCCGGTCACCTCGAATACAAATGGTGCTCGCAACCAGTTCTGAATAGCAGGTTACATAGTGGAGATCTAATGACAGCAGCAGCAATATTGTTGTCAGGCAACAACTATGCAAAAATTGATAGGTTTGCCAAGGTGCTCTCTTTGAAGTTATTGTGTCAGACCACATTCAACAGAATACAAAGAACCTGCCTTGTACCATGCATAGACAAGTTTTGGAAGGAACACCAGTTACAGCTATGTGCATCATTTGAGGGTGAAAGACTGGTTCTACTTG GTGATGGAAGGATGGACTCACCGGGATATTGTGCCCAATATTGTACTTATACATTTATGGAAAATGTAACAAAGAAGATATTATCCATTCTAACTAAAGACAAAAGGGCCACTGATAGGAAATCTACTGTTTTGGAGAAagcttgttttcaagaaagtaTTGACCAGTTAGAAGAAAAGAGAGTTGATATGAAAGAAGTGGTCACAGATGCCCATATTCAGATAGCATCAGTAATGA AAAATGACTACCCTGATGTCAAACATTCACATGATATTTGGCATGCTGCAAAGAATATGACCAAGAAAATTGTAAAG GCTGGGCAAAAAAAGAATTGTAAAGTACTGCTAAAGTGGGCAAACTCTATTGTGAATCATTTCTGGTACTGTTGCCAAAAGGCAACAACCTATGATGAATTTTTG GATATGTGGTGTGGTGTTCTTCACCATGTTGTTGATGAACACTCCTGGATAGTACCTTATGCAAGTAATGGTATGGCGCAGTGTGATCATGGTCCTTTACCTGAGAGAGAAGATGACAGAGAATATTTAACTAAGGATAGTGCGGCTCACATAGCACTTAGGCACATAGTTTTTGACAAATCATTTCTCAAGAGGGTGCCATACTTTCTGAACAATag GTCAACTGCTGACCTAGAGAGTTTTCATCAACTTATTTTGATGTATGCTTCCAAAAGATTTGCTTATTCCCCTCCAGTGTATAGGGTTCGAAACATACTAGCTGCATTAGATCACAATGTGCACCGGGCAAGAGATGCCCAGCAAAGACAGGATGGTCGTATTGG GTATCATAGAGGCTACAATAAAAAGAGCAGCACATGGTCTACGAAAACAGTGAAAGAACAGAAAACGTATCCACATTATACAGCCTTGAAAAAATCCATTCTACAAACACGGTTGGAAGAAAAAAGGGGAATGCAACACAAGAGAGAACTTGAGCCAACTGATCCAAGGAGAATATCAACACATCTAGCACCAGTAACTCCACCTCCCACATCTCTTCTGGTGGAGCAACATGTGTCTAGATACCACTAA
- the LOC144443271 gene encoding uncharacterized protein LOC144443271 isoform X1, with translation MEARKRGPGRPMVSTSAKKRSRAVFTSGKINIFGQIDRWKEIKDKLTLKSNREVAEFLINWYHDHQECRSGEPLPSTSHHATMMEDPAFTARQQDDEAGPQLMSLGQRCKVTEQIITTTTSTPIHSYYMGAMKELSGPDVSEISAASESDRISSCMSGVEELAARVVQPSIASSSVQLEKDSADLSSKSSRHSRRSKGLTESFVSPEDLRLHIEIFETDDEYLDGEFSDDDAEYEPSFNITLIGDELQIHPTLDDGDDSDNDNSDNDNSDNDDESEECPEMDDPEECQVPGFQRIRSEEDQEHLLNDTACLVYLQQLLVLANCKISTICTSKECNGKLSVSSQFVGSALYLKWTCPAGHLEYKWCSQPVLNSRLHSGDLMTAAAILLSGNNYAKIDRFAKVLSLKLLCQTTFNRIQRTCLVPCIDKFWKEHQLQLCASFEGERLVLLGDGRMDSPGYCAQYCTYTFMENVTKKILSILTKDKRATDRKSTVLEKACFQESIDQLEEKRVDMKEVVTDAHIQIASVMKNDYPDVKHSHDIWHAAKNMTKKIVKAGQKKNCKVLLKWANSIVNHFWYCCQKATTYDEFLDMWCGVLHHVVDEHSWIVPYASNGMAQCDHGPLPEREDDREYLTKDSAAHIALRHIVFDKSFLKRVPYFLNNRSTADLESFHQLILMYASKRFAYSPPVYRVRNILAALDHNVHRARDAQQRQDGRIGYHRGYNKKSSTWSTKTVKEQKTYPHYTALKKSILQTRLEEKRGMQHKRELEPTDPRRISTHLAPVTPPPTSLLVEQHVSRYH, from the exons ATGGAGGCACGTAAACGTGGGCCCGGTCGACCGATGGTAAGCACTTCGGCTAAAAAAAGATCACGCGCAGTGTTTACCTCagggaaaataaatatttttgggCAGATTGACCGCTGGAAAGAAATAAAGGACAAACTGACGTTGAAGAGTAATCGAGAAGTTGCGGAATTCTTGATAAACTG GTATCATGATCATCAGGAGTGTAGAAGTGGTGAGCCACTGCCAAGTACATCACATCATGCTACAATGATGGAAGACCCAGCATTTACCGCAAGGCAACAAGATGATGAAGCGGGTCCACAgctgat GTCTCTTGGACAGCGGTGTAAAGTTACTGAACAAATAATTACCACCACCACTTCAACCCCAATTCACAGCTATTACATGGGTGCAATGAAGGAATTAAGTGGTCCTGACGTTTCTGAAATTTCTGCAGCAAGTGAATCAGATCG AATTTCTAGTTGTATGTCTGGTGTGGAAGAGTTAGCTGCACGAGTTGTTCAACCATCCATAGCATCTTCATCTGTGCAGCTAGAAAAAGATTCAGCAGATTTATCTAGTAAAAG CAGTCGTCATTCAAGAAGGTCAAAGGGTTTGACAGAATCATTTGTTAGTCCTGAAGACTTACG ACTGCACATTGAGATATTTGAGACTGATGATGAATATTTAGATGGAGAATTCAGTGATGATGATGCAGAGTATGAGCCCAGTTTTAATATAACTCTTAT CGGTGATGAACTACAGATCCACCCCACTCTTGATGATGGGGATGATAGTGACAATGATAATAGTGACAATGATAATAgtgacaatgatgatgaaaGTGAAGAGTGCCCTGAAATGGATGACCCAGAAGAGTGCCAAGTGCCCGGTTTTCAGAGAATACGTAGCGAAGAAGATCAAGAACATCTCCTTAATGACACAGCCTGTCTTGTGTATCTGCAACAACTACTTGTTTTGGCCAATTGTAAAATAAGTACTATTTGTACTTCCAAGGAATGCAATGGGAAGCTTTCAGTTTCATCTCAATTTGTTGGTTCAGCCTTGTACCTTAAATGG ACATGTCCAGCCGGTCACCTCGAATACAAATGGTGCTCGCAACCAGTTCTGAATAGCAGGTTACATAGTGGAGATCTAATGACAGCAGCAGCAATATTGTTGTCAGGCAACAACTATGCAAAAATTGATAGGTTTGCCAAGGTGCTCTCTTTGAAGTTATTGTGTCAGACCACATTCAACAGAATACAAAGAACCTGCCTTGTACCATGCATAGACAAGTTTTGGAAGGAACACCAGTTACAGCTATGTGCATCATTTGAGGGTGAAAGACTGGTTCTACTTG GTGATGGAAGGATGGACTCACCGGGATATTGTGCCCAATATTGTACTTATACATTTATGGAAAATGTAACAAAGAAGATATTATCCATTCTAACTAAAGACAAAAGGGCCACTGATAGGAAATCTACTGTTTTGGAGAAagcttgttttcaagaaagtaTTGACCAGTTAGAAGAAAAGAGAGTTGATATGAAAGAAGTGGTCACAGATGCCCATATTCAGATAGCATCAGTAATGA AAAATGACTACCCTGATGTCAAACATTCACATGATATTTGGCATGCTGCAAAGAATATGACCAAGAAAATTGTAAAG GCTGGGCAAAAAAAGAATTGTAAAGTACTGCTAAAGTGGGCAAACTCTATTGTGAATCATTTCTGGTACTGTTGCCAAAAGGCAACAACCTATGATGAATTTTTG GATATGTGGTGTGGTGTTCTTCACCATGTTGTTGATGAACACTCCTGGATAGTACCTTATGCAAGTAATGGTATGGCGCAGTGTGATCATGGTCCTTTACCTGAGAGAGAAGATGACAGAGAATATTTAACTAAGGATAGTGCGGCTCACATAGCACTTAGGCACATAGTTTTTGACAAATCATTTCTCAAGAGGGTGCCATACTTTCTGAACAATag GTCAACTGCTGACCTAGAGAGTTTTCATCAACTTATTTTGATGTATGCTTCCAAAAGATTTGCTTATTCCCCTCCAGTGTATAGGGTTCGAAACATACTAGCTGCATTAGATCACAATGTGCACCGGGCAAGAGATGCCCAGCAAAGACAGGATGGTCGTATTGG GTATCATAGAGGCTACAATAAAAAGAGCAGCACATGGTCTACGAAAACAGTGAAAGAACAGAAAACGTATCCACATTATACAGCCTTGAAAAAATCCATTCTACAAACACGGTTGGAAGAAAAAAGGGGAATGCAACACAAGAGAGAACTTGAGCCAACTGATCCAAGGAGAATATCAACACATCTAGCACCAGTAACTCCACCTCCCACATCTCTTCTGGTGGAGCAACATGTGTCTAGATACCACTAA
- the LOC144443271 gene encoding uncharacterized protein LOC144443271 isoform X3 — protein sequence MEARKRGPGRPMVSTSAKKRSRAVFTSGKINIFGQIDRWKEIKDKLTLKSNREVAEFLINWYHDHQECRSGEPLPSTSHHATMMEDPAFTARQQDDEAGPQLMSLGQRCKVTEQIITTTTSTPIHSYYMGAMKELSGPDVSEISAASESDRISSCMSGVEELAARVVQPSIASSSVQLEKDSADLSSKSSRHSRRSKGLTESFVSPEDLRLHIEIFETDDEYLDGEFSDDDAEYEPSFNITLIGDELQIHPTLDDGDDSDNDNSDNDNSDNDDESEECPEMDDPEECQVPGFQRIRSEEDQEHLLNDTACLVYLQQLLVLANCKISTICTSKECNGKLSVSSQFVGSALYLKWTCPAGHLEYKWCSQPVLNSRLHSGDLMTAAAILLSGNNYAKIDRFAKVLSLKLLCQTTFNRIQRTCLVPCIDKFWKEHQLQLCASFEGERLVLLGDGRMDSPGYCAQYCTYTFMENVTKKILSILTKDKRATDRKSTVLEKACFQESIDQLEEKRVDMKEVVTDAHIQIASVMKNDYPDVKHSHDIWHAAKNMTKKIVKAGQKKNCKVLLKWANSIVNHFWYCCQKATTYDEFLDMWCGVLHHVVDEHSWIVPYASNGMAQCDHGPLPEREDDREYLTKDSAAHIALRHIVFDKSFLKRVPYFLNNSV from the exons ATGGAGGCACGTAAACGTGGGCCCGGTCGACCGATGGTAAGCACTTCGGCTAAAAAAAGATCACGCGCAGTGTTTACCTCagggaaaataaatatttttgggCAGATTGACCGCTGGAAAGAAATAAAGGACAAACTGACGTTGAAGAGTAATCGAGAAGTTGCGGAATTCTTGATAAACTG GTATCATGATCATCAGGAGTGTAGAAGTGGTGAGCCACTGCCAAGTACATCACATCATGCTACAATGATGGAAGACCCAGCATTTACCGCAAGGCAACAAGATGATGAAGCGGGTCCACAgctgat GTCTCTTGGACAGCGGTGTAAAGTTACTGAACAAATAATTACCACCACCACTTCAACCCCAATTCACAGCTATTACATGGGTGCAATGAAGGAATTAAGTGGTCCTGACGTTTCTGAAATTTCTGCAGCAAGTGAATCAGATCG AATTTCTAGTTGTATGTCTGGTGTGGAAGAGTTAGCTGCACGAGTTGTTCAACCATCCATAGCATCTTCATCTGTGCAGCTAGAAAAAGATTCAGCAGATTTATCTAGTAAAAG CAGTCGTCATTCAAGAAGGTCAAAGGGTTTGACAGAATCATTTGTTAGTCCTGAAGACTTACG ACTGCACATTGAGATATTTGAGACTGATGATGAATATTTAGATGGAGAATTCAGTGATGATGATGCAGAGTATGAGCCCAGTTTTAATATAACTCTTAT CGGTGATGAACTACAGATCCACCCCACTCTTGATGATGGGGATGATAGTGACAATGATAATAGTGACAATGATAATAgtgacaatgatgatgaaaGTGAAGAGTGCCCTGAAATGGATGACCCAGAAGAGTGCCAAGTGCCCGGTTTTCAGAGAATACGTAGCGAAGAAGATCAAGAACATCTCCTTAATGACACAGCCTGTCTTGTGTATCTGCAACAACTACTTGTTTTGGCCAATTGTAAAATAAGTACTATTTGTACTTCCAAGGAATGCAATGGGAAGCTTTCAGTTTCATCTCAATTTGTTGGTTCAGCCTTGTACCTTAAATGG ACATGTCCAGCCGGTCACCTCGAATACAAATGGTGCTCGCAACCAGTTCTGAATAGCAGGTTACATAGTGGAGATCTAATGACAGCAGCAGCAATATTGTTGTCAGGCAACAACTATGCAAAAATTGATAGGTTTGCCAAGGTGCTCTCTTTGAAGTTATTGTGTCAGACCACATTCAACAGAATACAAAGAACCTGCCTTGTACCATGCATAGACAAGTTTTGGAAGGAACACCAGTTACAGCTATGTGCATCATTTGAGGGTGAAAGACTGGTTCTACTTG GTGATGGAAGGATGGACTCACCGGGATATTGTGCCCAATATTGTACTTATACATTTATGGAAAATGTAACAAAGAAGATATTATCCATTCTAACTAAAGACAAAAGGGCCACTGATAGGAAATCTACTGTTTTGGAGAAagcttgttttcaagaaagtaTTGACCAGTTAGAAGAAAAGAGAGTTGATATGAAAGAAGTGGTCACAGATGCCCATATTCAGATAGCATCAGTAATGA AAAATGACTACCCTGATGTCAAACATTCACATGATATTTGGCATGCTGCAAAGAATATGACCAAGAAAATTGTAAAG GCTGGGCAAAAAAAGAATTGTAAAGTACTGCTAAAGTGGGCAAACTCTATTGTGAATCATTTCTGGTACTGTTGCCAAAAGGCAACAACCTATGATGAATTTTTG GATATGTGGTGTGGTGTTCTTCACCATGTTGTTGATGAACACTCCTGGATAGTACCTTATGCAAGTAATGGTATGGCGCAGTGTGATCATGGTCCTTTACCTGAGAGAGAAGATGACAGAGAATATTTAACTAAGGATAGTGCGGCTCACATAGCACTTAGGCACATAGTTTTTGACAAATCATTTCTCAAGAGGGTGCCATACTTTCTGAACAATag TGTATAG
- the LOC144443271 gene encoding uncharacterized protein LOC144443271 isoform X4 — translation MEARKRGPGRPMVSTSAKKRSRAVFTSGKINIFGQIDRWKEIKDKLTLKSNREVAEFLINWYHDHQECRSGEPLPSTSHHATMMEDPAFTARQQDDEAGPQLMSLGQRCKVTEQIITTTTSTPIHSYYMGAMKELSGPDVSEISAASESDRISSCMSGVEELAARVVQPSIASSSVQLEKDSADLSSKSSRHSRRSKGLTESFVSPEDLRLHIEIFETDDEYLDGEFSDDDAEYEPSFNITLIGDELQIHPTLDDGDDSDNDNSDNDNSDNDDESEECPEMDDPEECQVPGFQRIRSEEDQEHLLNDTACLVYLQQLLVLANCKISTICTSKECNGKLSVSSQFVGSALYLKWTCPAGHLEYKWCSQPVLNSRLHSGDLMTAAAILLSGNNYAKIDRFAKVLSLKLLCQTTFNRIQRTCLVPCIDKFWKEHQLQLCASFEGERLVLLGDGRMDSPGYCAQYCTYTFMENVTKKILSILTKDKRATDRKSTVLEKACFQESIDQLEEKRVDMKEVVTDAHIQIASVMKNDYPDVKHSHDIWHAAKNMTKKIVKAGQKKNCKVLLKWANSIVNHFWYCCQKATTYDEFLVNC, via the exons ATGGAGGCACGTAAACGTGGGCCCGGTCGACCGATGGTAAGCACTTCGGCTAAAAAAAGATCACGCGCAGTGTTTACCTCagggaaaataaatatttttgggCAGATTGACCGCTGGAAAGAAATAAAGGACAAACTGACGTTGAAGAGTAATCGAGAAGTTGCGGAATTCTTGATAAACTG GTATCATGATCATCAGGAGTGTAGAAGTGGTGAGCCACTGCCAAGTACATCACATCATGCTACAATGATGGAAGACCCAGCATTTACCGCAAGGCAACAAGATGATGAAGCGGGTCCACAgctgat GTCTCTTGGACAGCGGTGTAAAGTTACTGAACAAATAATTACCACCACCACTTCAACCCCAATTCACAGCTATTACATGGGTGCAATGAAGGAATTAAGTGGTCCTGACGTTTCTGAAATTTCTGCAGCAAGTGAATCAGATCG AATTTCTAGTTGTATGTCTGGTGTGGAAGAGTTAGCTGCACGAGTTGTTCAACCATCCATAGCATCTTCATCTGTGCAGCTAGAAAAAGATTCAGCAGATTTATCTAGTAAAAG CAGTCGTCATTCAAGAAGGTCAAAGGGTTTGACAGAATCATTTGTTAGTCCTGAAGACTTACG ACTGCACATTGAGATATTTGAGACTGATGATGAATATTTAGATGGAGAATTCAGTGATGATGATGCAGAGTATGAGCCCAGTTTTAATATAACTCTTAT CGGTGATGAACTACAGATCCACCCCACTCTTGATGATGGGGATGATAGTGACAATGATAATAGTGACAATGATAATAgtgacaatgatgatgaaaGTGAAGAGTGCCCTGAAATGGATGACCCAGAAGAGTGCCAAGTGCCCGGTTTTCAGAGAATACGTAGCGAAGAAGATCAAGAACATCTCCTTAATGACACAGCCTGTCTTGTGTATCTGCAACAACTACTTGTTTTGGCCAATTGTAAAATAAGTACTATTTGTACTTCCAAGGAATGCAATGGGAAGCTTTCAGTTTCATCTCAATTTGTTGGTTCAGCCTTGTACCTTAAATGG ACATGTCCAGCCGGTCACCTCGAATACAAATGGTGCTCGCAACCAGTTCTGAATAGCAGGTTACATAGTGGAGATCTAATGACAGCAGCAGCAATATTGTTGTCAGGCAACAACTATGCAAAAATTGATAGGTTTGCCAAGGTGCTCTCTTTGAAGTTATTGTGTCAGACCACATTCAACAGAATACAAAGAACCTGCCTTGTACCATGCATAGACAAGTTTTGGAAGGAACACCAGTTACAGCTATGTGCATCATTTGAGGGTGAAAGACTGGTTCTACTTG GTGATGGAAGGATGGACTCACCGGGATATTGTGCCCAATATTGTACTTATACATTTATGGAAAATGTAACAAAGAAGATATTATCCATTCTAACTAAAGACAAAAGGGCCACTGATAGGAAATCTACTGTTTTGGAGAAagcttgttttcaagaaagtaTTGACCAGTTAGAAGAAAAGAGAGTTGATATGAAAGAAGTGGTCACAGATGCCCATATTCAGATAGCATCAGTAATGA AAAATGACTACCCTGATGTCAAACATTCACATGATATTTGGCATGCTGCAAAGAATATGACCAAGAAAATTGTAAAG GCTGGGCAAAAAAAGAATTGTAAAGTACTGCTAAAGTGGGCAAACTCTATTGTGAATCATTTCTGGTACTGTTGCCAAAAGGCAACAACCTATGATGAATTTTTG GTCAACTGCTGA